The genome window TTCGGGATAGCGCAGGGCGGCGAGGCGGTAGTGCGATTGGGTGGGAGCGATGCCTCGTTTGCGGTCGCGCCAGCGTGCGCCAACGGAAAAATCCACGCAGAACACGTTTTTGCGCGCGCCGTGCCAACCATTGGCGGGAACGGTGAACATGCCTTCGCGGTGTTTGGGGACTTGGTTGCTGCTGTGCCAATGCCGCCAATAATGCCCGATTACAACGGCGGCGTTGTCTTGATAGTCGTCCCACCACGGATTGCGGATGGAAAACCGCCAGCGCCCGCCTGCGAAAAAGGGTTCGCGGGCGATTTTTTCTATGCCGCAGGTGAGCGCGCGGATGGGGTGGCGGCTGCTGCGGTAGATGTCGTGGGCGGCGGTGGCGCGCAGCATGGGGGGATGCTGGGCGGGGTTTTCCAGAATGTGGGCGTGGTGGTGTTGCTCGGCAAGGTAGTCGTCGTACCACGGGGCGTGTTTGATGCAGCAGTGCAGCTCGTCGTCCCATTCTTGGATGAGCTGGATGAGCGGCGTGGCGTTGTTTTGCAGCTTGGCGATGGATTCGGGCAGCCATGCGGCGTGAACGATGCGCAGGT of Kingella oralis contains these proteins:
- a CDS encoding metallophosphoesterase yields the protein MPLIQSLPGCPLDIIGDVHGQFEALQNLLHYLGYSPAGKHPQGRKLVFVGDLIDRGPDSPAVADWAKQAIHAGNAFMVLGNHEINLLAHEPKDGSGWFFDCRAGKDSRNYAPWQRQPENGKKALVQFFAEQPLVLQRPDLRIVHAAWLPESIAKLQNNATPLIQLIQEWDDELHCCIKHAPWYDDYLAEQHHHAHILENPAQHPPMLRATAAHDIYRSSRHPIRALTCGIEKIAREPFFAGGRWRFSIRNPWWDDYQDNAAVVIGHYWRHWHSSNQVPKHREGMFTVPANGWHGARKNVFCVDFSVGARWRDRKRGIAPTQSHYRLAALRYPEKTLMFDNGDSVKTIA